The Betta splendens chromosome 4, fBetSpl5.4, whole genome shotgun sequence genome contains a region encoding:
- the LOC114853482 gene encoding Fc receptor-like protein 4 isoform X2 — MKITSLCLLLCLAQGHYSGADVAKLSIRPDRSFFFSYEEIALICSSPEGPGIWTVRRNTSKQTAQRCQKGWGTPRGSTCTINDSDRSDIGVYWCETESGNRSSTVNITVTEGPVILESPAQPVSEGDDVTLGCSCREGGLAHTSDFTASFYKDGIFIGNEDGGKMLLRTVSASDEGFYHCVHPSGEQSPRSRLSVKSRPQTEAPTTCPPSLPPRHPDKLLLVFGVLLFIPPAFILILAIYLYRKWARRRHFSHRGLR; from the exons ATGAAGATCACATCCCTCTGCCTTCTGCTCT GTCTGGCTCAAGGGCACTACAGTGGAGCTGATGTGG CCAAACTGAGCATCCGTCCGGACAGATCATTTTTCTTCAGCTACGAGGAAATCGCACTGATCTGCTCGTCACCAGAAGGACCGGGCATCTGGACCGTGAGGAGGAACACGTCCAAGCAGACGGCTCAGCGGTGCCAGAAGGGCTGGGGCACCCCCAGGGGGTCCACCTGCACCATCAACGACTCGGACAGGTCAGACATTGGTGTCTACTGGTGCGAGACCGAGAGTGGGAACCGCAGCAGCACCGtcaacatcacagtgacag AGGGCCCTGTGATTCTGGAGAGTCCCGCACAGCCTGTGTCTGAGGGCGACGATGTGACTCTTGGCTGCTCCTGCAGAGAAGGCGGGTTGGCGCACACATCAGACTTCACCGCGTCGTTCTACAAGGACGGGATTTTCATCGGAAATGAGGACGGAGGGAAGATGCTGCTTCGCACCGTCTCCGCGTCAGACGAAGGCTTCTACCATTGTGTACACCCGTCAGGAGAACAGTCACCGCGGAGCAGGCTGAGCGTTAAGA GCCGACCTCAGACCGAGGCCCCCACCACttgtcctccttctcttcctcctcgtcatcctGACAAGCTTCTGCTGGTGTTTGGCGTGCTGCTGTTCATCCCCCCCGCCTTCATACTGATACTGGCCATATACTTGTACCGAAAGTGGGCTCGAA GAAGACACTTTTCTCACCGTGGCCTGAGATGA
- the LOC114853482 gene encoding Fc receptor-like protein 4 isoform X1: MMFMMLGALLLLLHHLSFAGLAQGHYSGADVAKLSIRPDRSFFFSYEEIALICSSPEGPGIWTVRRNTSKQTAQRCQKGWGTPRGSTCTINDSDRSDIGVYWCETESGNRSSTVNITVTEGPVILESPAQPVSEGDDVTLGCSCREGGLAHTSDFTASFYKDGIFIGNEDGGKMLLRTVSASDEGFYHCVHPSGEQSPRSRLSVKSRPQTEAPTTCPPSLPPRHPDKLLLVFGVLLFIPPAFILILAIYLYRKWARRRHFSHRGLR, from the exons ATGATGTTCATGATGCTCGGTGCCCTCTTGTTGCTGCTTCACCATCTGTCTTTTGCAGGTCTGGCTCAAGGGCACTACAGTGGAGCTGATGTGG CCAAACTGAGCATCCGTCCGGACAGATCATTTTTCTTCAGCTACGAGGAAATCGCACTGATCTGCTCGTCACCAGAAGGACCGGGCATCTGGACCGTGAGGAGGAACACGTCCAAGCAGACGGCTCAGCGGTGCCAGAAGGGCTGGGGCACCCCCAGGGGGTCCACCTGCACCATCAACGACTCGGACAGGTCAGACATTGGTGTCTACTGGTGCGAGACCGAGAGTGGGAACCGCAGCAGCACCGtcaacatcacagtgacag AGGGCCCTGTGATTCTGGAGAGTCCCGCACAGCCTGTGTCTGAGGGCGACGATGTGACTCTTGGCTGCTCCTGCAGAGAAGGCGGGTTGGCGCACACATCAGACTTCACCGCGTCGTTCTACAAGGACGGGATTTTCATCGGAAATGAGGACGGAGGGAAGATGCTGCTTCGCACCGTCTCCGCGTCAGACGAAGGCTTCTACCATTGTGTACACCCGTCAGGAGAACAGTCACCGCGGAGCAGGCTGAGCGTTAAGA GCCGACCTCAGACCGAGGCCCCCACCACttgtcctccttctcttcctcctcgtcatcctGACAAGCTTCTGCTGGTGTTTGGCGTGCTGCTGTTCATCCCCCCCGCCTTCATACTGATACTGGCCATATACTTGTACCGAAAGTGGGCTCGAA GAAGACACTTTTCTCACCGTGGCCTGAGATGA
- the cct5 gene encoding T-complex protein 1 subunit epsilon: MSTLGTLAFDEYGRPFIIIKDQDKKTRLTGIDALKSHIMAAKAVASTLRTSLGPNGLDKMMVDRDGEVTVTNDGATILSMMDVDHQIAKLMVELSKSQDDEIGDGTTGVVVLAGALLEQAEQLLDRGIHPIRISDGYDQAARIAIEQLDKMAETFPCDPNNTEPLIQTAMTTLGSKVINRCHRQMAEIAVNAILTVADMERKDVDFELIKMEGKVGGKLEDTQLIKGVIVDKEFSHPQMPKVLKDVKIAILTCPFEPPKPKTKHKLDVTSVEDYKALQKYEKEKFEEMIQQVKSNGANLAICQWGFDDEANHLLLQNELPAVRWVGGPEIELIAIATGGRIVPRFCELTPEKLGTAGLVKEISFGTTKDRMLVIQECKNTRAVTIFIRGGNKMIIEEAKRALHDALCVIRNLVRDNRVVYGGGASEISCALAVNQAADKCPSLEQYAMRSFADALEVIPMALAENSGLNPIQTMTEVRARQVKENNAFLGIDCLHNNTNDMKQQHVIETLIGKKQQILLATQVVKMILKIDDIRSPGESED; the protein is encoded by the exons ATGTCCACTTTGGGGACACTTGCGTTTGATGAGTATGGAAGGCCTTTCATCATCATTAAAGACCAGGACAAGAAGACTCGGTTAACGGGCATTGACGCATTGAAG tcTCACATCATGGCAGCCAAAGCCGTTGCGTCAACCCTTAGAACATCTCTTGGACCTAACG gtCTTGACAAGATGATGGTTGACAGGGATGGAGAAGTGACTGTCACCAACGATGGAGCTACCATTCTTAGCATGATGGATGTGGACCACCAGATTGCCAAGCTTATGGTAGAATTGTCCAAGTCCCAGGATGATGAGATTGGTGACGGAACCACTGGAGTTGTTG tgctggctggagctctgcttgagcaggcagagcagctgcttgacCGTGGAATCCACCCCATCAGGATTTCTGACGGTTATGACCAGGCTGCCCGCATCGCTATCGAGCAGCTTGATAAAATGGCCGAAACCTTCCCCTGCGACCCAAACAACACAGAACCCCTCATTCAGACAGCCATGACAACACTGGGGTCTAAAGT TATCAACCGATGCCACAGACAAATGGCAGAAATTGCTGTGAATGCCATCCTAACCGTGGCGGACATGGAAAGGAAGGATGTTGACTTTGAGCTCATCAAGATGGAAGGCAAGGTTGGAGGCAAGCTGGAGGACACACAGCTTATTAAGGGAGTCATAGTTGACAAGGAGTTCAGCCACCCTCAGATGCCCAAG GTTCTGAAAGATGTTAAAATTGCCATCCTCACCTGCCCATTTGAGCCACCTAAGCCCAAGACTAAGCACAAGTTGGATGTGACCTCTGTGGAGGACTACAAAGCTCTGCAGAAATATGAAAAGGAGAAGTTTGAGGAAATGATTCAACAG GTCAAAAGCAATGGTGCTAATTTGGCTATCTGCCAGTGGGGCTTTGATGATGAGGCCaaccacctcctgctgcagaatgAGCTCCCTGCTGTGCGCTGGGTTGGAGGGCCTGAAATTGAG TTGATTGCCATAGCCACGGGAGGCCGCATTGTGCCAAGGTTTTGTGAGCTGACACCAGAGAAGCTTGGTACAGCTGGTTTGGTGAAGGAGATTTCCTTTGGCACGACAAAGGATCGTATGCTAGTTATCCAGGAGTGCAAAAACACGAGGGCTGTCACCATTTTCATTCGTGGAGGCAACAAAATG atAATTGAGGAGGCCAAGCGTGCTCTCCATGATGCTTTGTGTGTAATCCGCAATCTGGTCAGAGACAACCGCGTTGTGTATGGAGGAGGAGCATCAGAGATTTCGTGTGCTCTAGCTGTCAACCAGGCTGCAGATAAG tgccCATCATTGGAACAGTATGCCATGAGGTCGTTTGCTGATGCTCTAGAGGTGATCCCAATGGCCCTGGCTGAGAACAGTGGGTTGAACCCTATTCAGACCatgacagaggtcagagccagACAGGTCAAAGAGAACAATGCCTTCCTTGGCATCGACTGtctccacaacaacacaaatg ACATGAAGCAGCAACATGTGATTGAGACCCTGATTGGCAAGAAGCAGCAGATCTTACTGGCTACTCAGGTTGTTAAGATGATTCTTAAGATCGACGACATCCGAAGCCCGGGAGAAAGCGAGGACTGA